In the Chlamydiota bacterium genome, CCCGAAAGTATTGCAAGGGTAGATGAAGAAGTGGTTTTACTTGGAACCCAAGGAGAACAGGAAATGACTCTGGAAGAGTTGGCGGAGAAGGCGGATACGATTCCCTACGAGTTAATGTGCCGGATGAAAGTGAAGAAAATATATGTTTAAAGTTTAAAGACTTAAAAGCATAGTTTACAATTTATTTTTTCATAGAAAGGATGTCAGCATGATAAAAACAATTTTTACCCAAAATGCTCCTCAGCCTGTGGGGCCTTATTCTCAAGCGATTCAGGCGGATCAACTGCTGTTCCTCGCCGGGCAAATTCCTCTCGATCCTGTGTCAGGAGAGCTTATTTCTGGAGGGGTCCAAGATCAAACACGCAGGGTAATCGAGAATATTAAGGCTGTTCTCGAGGCTGCTGGAGGAGAGCTTTCAAAAGTTGTGAAGGCCACTGTTTTCCTTAAGGATTTAAAGTTTTTTGATGATATGAACAAAATTTTCACTGAGTATTTTGAAAAGGTGAAACCCGCTCGCAGCACCCTTCAAGTTGCTCGTCTCCCGAAAGATGCAGATGTTGAAATTGAGGTGATTGCGGTTATTTAAAATCAATTGATAATTGAGAATTGACAATTGAAAATAAAGGTAAAAAAATAGATAAAAAATTCTAAATTATCCATTTTTCATTTTCAATTCTTAATTGAATTTATTGAGTTTATTCGCTTGACGAAGACTAAATTGTTGTGTTAGGTTTTCGCTTCGAAGGGGGGGCTTCCTATGGAAATGGTTGGAGATATCGAGTTTAAATGTATTCAGGATGAATGCTCCGGCATTATCCAATTTTCCCTTCTTGATGTAGAAAAAAAATCATCTTTTCAATGCCCTCAATGCTTAAACGATTACACGTTTAATCAAGAGTTAACTGGAAAAATTAGAAAATTTGTTGAACTTATTCTTGCGGTTCGTGCTTCAGAAGAAATTTTAGGCAATACATCGGTTGCCATTGATGTAGAGGGTCATTCTGTTCAAGTTCCTTACCGTCTTCTCTTAACCCGTTTAAATACGCTACTCACACTCAAAATTGGTTCCAAGGAAATTATATTTAAATTTCGTGTGGAGCCTCTAAAAAAGAAAGCCTCTCTCTAAATGGATGTGGGTATCCGAATCTTACCGGATCTGCAATTTAGTATTCTTTGTGATGATGTTCGTCGAGAGCATAATGGAAAACTCATCCTTTTAGGGCTTTTTGAAACCATTGGAGCGGCTCGTTTTCCTGTGGTTCATCCTACCCTTTTTGTTGTGAATCGCTGGTGCAATGGGGTAGGTGAATATCGTCAGAATACGGTTCTGCGTAAACCTGATAATTCAGTTTTGGCTGAGGACGAGGTGACCATGATTCAGCTCAATGATCTCAAAGCCAAACATACCGTTATTGCCAGATTTAATAACTTGCGCTTCGAAGGACCCGGTGAATACGCTGTAGAGATCCGGTTAGATGGTGAACTCAAAATTCGTTATCCCGTTGTTCTTGCCCTCTCTCGATCGTAATTCTCCTGAGATTTAATGGATGAAAAAGTTTAAATCTTACATTTTTAAGCATCGTTGGACGCTAGAATGGGCACTGCGTCTTTTTGGAGGCAGGCAAATTTTAGCAGACTATTTTATCTCGCGTATCATTTCAATCGGTGTTCCTTATGTTGACGCAACGGACGTTTTTAATAAAATTCGATCCTTGGAGGATTGGGTAAAGTTATGGTATCGGTTGGGCCTACGGCGTGAGTTTTTAGCAAAAGAAGCTGAGTCAAAGGCGTGTTTTCAAACGGCTGCGGCTTCTTGGATGATGGCCCGAGCTCTTTTTCAAGTTGCTCAATTTCCCTTTTATGGTCAAACCGATTTAAAGGAGAAGGTCTATAAGCGTTGTGCTAATGCTTACGCTAAGGCAGCTCCTTATCTTCATCCTCCTGCACAAAGAATTGAAATCCCATTTCATTCAATATCACTTCCAGGTTATTTGAGGTTGCCCATGACAGGCTCCTCAGAACGGTGCCTGGTTATTTTTGGGGGAATTGATGGGGTCAAAGAAGAAATGCATTATTATGGAGACTATTTTGTCCATCGAGGGTTTTCTGTCCTTTATTTTGATGCTCCAGGTTTGGGGGAATCTTGGACTAAAGTAAAAATGGATCCAAATTATACTTTTTTAGGGGAGGCCATTCACAAGTTTTTAGAAAATAATTCCCAGATTAAATTCAAAAAAATAGGACTTTTGGGTGTTAGTCTGGGGGGAAATATGGCGCTTCACATTGCAGCAAGTAAATGGCCCGTTCATTCTTGTGTTTCAATTTCTGCTCCATTTTGCCCAAAAAAATATTTTCATCATCTTGTGTTTTTAGTTCAGAAGGCTGCTCATCACATTGTGGGAGATAAAACTCTTTTGGATCTTTTTATGGATAAAATTTCATTAGAAGGAGTGATTTGTAACATTGGTTGTCCACTCCTTGTGATCGGGGGAGCTCGTGATACCATTTTACCAGGGGAAGAGGCATTGAAGATTTATCAAGAAGCTACAGGCGTAAAAAAACTTTTATATTATCCCGATGCGACTCATGGCTGTCCTGAAAAGACAATAGAGATGTTTTGGAAAATTGAACAGTGGTTTAATGAGACGATGAAATGATTATAAAGGTTACCAGTTGCCGGTTCCCCGTTACCGGTCTCAAATCATAAACAGTAAAAAATCCTTATGAAAAAAATTTTGATTCTTGCCATTGACCAAGGAACCTCTAGTTCACGTGTTCTTGTTTTTGATCATTCAGGTTTCTGCCGAGCGATTGCTTCTAGACCCTTGCGTCAGCATTATCCTAAGCCCGGATGGGTGGAGCAAAATCCTGAAGAAATTTGGCAGACGGTTTTTATCTCTATTCAGGAAGTCCTTGAAAAGATAAAAGGTCCTTATTCTATTGCTGCCATCGGTATTACCAACCAGAGGGAAACGACTCTTTTCTGGGAAACCAAAACAGGAAAAGCTCTGGGACCGGCTATTGTTTGGCAATGTCGAAGGAGCGCTGCCATTTGCGAAGAATTAAGAAAATCTTTTGGCGATGACTTTTTCCATCAGAAAACAGGACTTGTGGTCGATCCCTATTTTTCGGCAACAAAAATTTTGTGGAGGTTTCGGCATGAGCCTCATTTGAAGCGACGTGCTCAGAATGGGGAAATTCTTTTTGGCA is a window encoding:
- a CDS encoding alpha/beta hydrolase; amino-acid sequence: MKKFKSYIFKHRWTLEWALRLFGGRQILADYFISRIISIGVPYVDATDVFNKIRSLEDWVKLWYRLGLRREFLAKEAESKACFQTAAASWMMARALFQVAQFPFYGQTDLKEKVYKRCANAYAKAAPYLHPPAQRIEIPFHSISLPGYLRLPMTGSSERCLVIFGGIDGVKEEMHYYGDYFVHRGFSVLYFDAPGLGESWTKVKMDPNYTFLGEAIHKFLENNSQIKFKKIGLLGVSLGGNMALHIAASKWPVHSCVSISAPFCPKKYFHHLVFLVQKAAHHIVGDKTLLDLFMDKISLEGVICNIGCPLLVIGGARDTILPGEEALKIYQEATGVKKLLYYPDATHGCPEKTIEMFWKIEQWFNETMK
- a CDS encoding RidA family protein, giving the protein MIKTIFTQNAPQPVGPYSQAIQADQLLFLAGQIPLDPVSGELISGGVQDQTRRVIENIKAVLEAAGGELSKVVKATVFLKDLKFFDDMNKIFTEYFEKVKPARSTLQVARLPKDADVEIEVIAVI